The Triticum aestivum cultivar Chinese Spring chromosome 3A, IWGSC CS RefSeq v2.1, whole genome shotgun sequence genome includes a region encoding these proteins:
- the LOC123058251 gene encoding uncharacterized protein isoform X1 — MATDMLTIYLHYEVTNQEAKMLQRSMMRRDVSYYDLILMIEEVGFQAIDFLYYAKKTRLGSSFLVHIYDQGLVLKMLSDPEIVKAVHLYVSKEKVDDHIAPPSKQIHIAPSNHPNESVLLQHGGVSAEGAGQLTMGMPQSIPLEPCLLHICIYCCNYWNKRCMVVLQDHDVNQLQIQQNSSSSQDHVIDSVPEVRETRDLTGESVSRTNQQGTRSEHPHPARSKRKRTSSIKAASKVVLKTSTYPNKRNVAYGTIRSTNPRTKVGGIELGAEFALVRIDQPILDNEELVREVSNCKTIGEAFTSGYLITWPSAFIREKDS, encoded by the exons aTGGCGACGGACATGTTGACCATATACCTGCACTATGAAGTTACAAATCAGGAAGCCAAAATGTTACAAAGATCCATGATGAGGCGTGATGTCTCGTATTATGACTTAATCTTGATGATCGAGGAAGTTGGCTTTCAGGCAATTGACTTTCTGTACTATGCAAAAAAAACTCGTCTAGGCAGCTCCTTCTTAGTTCACATTTATGATCAAGGTCTTGTGTTGAAAATGTTGTCCGACCCTGAGATTGTGAAAGCTGTCCATCTGTATGTGTCTAAGGAGAAGGTTGACGATCATATTGCGCCGCCTAGTAAGCAAATTCATATTGCTCCATCTAACCATCCGAATGAGAGTGTTCTCTTACAACACGGTGGTGTCTCTGCTGAAGGGGCAGGGCAACTTACTATGGGAATGCCGCAAAGTATCCCTCTTGAACCATGCTTATTACATATCTGTATCTACTGTTGTAattattggaataaaagatgtaTGGTCGTTCTGCAGGACCATGATGTCAACCAATTACAAATTCAACAGAATTCATCATCATCACAAGACCATGTTATTGATTCTGTGCCAGAG GTGAGGGAAACCAGGGATCTTACGGGTGAATCTGTTTCAAGAACGAACCAGCAGGGGACTAGAAGTGAACACCCACACCCAGCTCGCTCAAAAAGAAAGCGTACTTCTTCCATCAAG GCTGCTTCCAAAGTAGTTTTAAAGACTTCAACATATCCCAACAAGCGGAATGTTGCGTATGGTACTATTCGGAGTACTAATCCAAGAACTAAGGTTGGTGGTATTGAGTTAGGTGCTGAATTTGCCCTTGTGCGCATAGATCAACCTATTCTTGATAATGAGGAGTTGGTAAGGGAAGTTTCTAATTGCAAGACAATTGGTGAGGCTTTCACTTCAGGATACTTAATTACCTGGCCTTCAGCTTTT attcgagagaaggatagtTGA
- the LOC123058251 gene encoding uncharacterized protein isoform X2: MCLRRRLTIILRRLVSKFILLHLTIRMRVFSYNTVVSLLKGQGNLLWECRKDHDVNQLQIQQNSSSSQDHVIDSVPEVRETRDLTGESVSRTNQQGTRSEHPHPARSKRKRTSSIKAASKVVLKTSTYPNKRNVAYGTIRSTNPRTKVGGIELGAEFALVRIDQPILDNEELVREVSNCKTIGEAFTSGYLITWPSAFIREKDS, from the exons ATGTGTCTAAGGAGAAGGTTGACGATCATATTGCGCCGCCTAGTAAGCAAATTCATATTGCTCCATCTAACCATCCGAATGAGAGTGTTCTCTTACAACACGGTGGTGTCTCTGCTGAAGGGGCAGGGCAACTTACTATGGGAATGCCGCAAA GACCATGATGTCAACCAATTACAAATTCAACAGAATTCATCATCATCACAAGACCATGTTATTGATTCTGTGCCAGAG GTGAGGGAAACCAGGGATCTTACGGGTGAATCTGTTTCAAGAACGAACCAGCAGGGGACTAGAAGTGAACACCCACACCCAGCTCGCTCAAAAAGAAAGCGTACTTCTTCCATCAAG GCTGCTTCCAAAGTAGTTTTAAAGACTTCAACATATCCCAACAAGCGGAATGTTGCGTATGGTACTATTCGGAGTACTAATCCAAGAACTAAGGTTGGTGGTATTGAGTTAGGTGCTGAATTTGCCCTTGTGCGCATAGATCAACCTATTCTTGATAATGAGGAGTTGGTAAGGGAAGTTTCTAATTGCAAGACAATTGGTGAGGCTTTCACTTCAGGATACTTAATTACCTGGCCTTCAGCTTTT attcgagagaaggatagtTGA